From a single Nicotiana tabacum cultivar K326 chromosome 8, ASM71507v2, whole genome shotgun sequence genomic region:
- the LOC107777308 gene encoding histone H4: protein MSGRGKGGKGLGKGGAKRHRKVLRDNIQGITKPAIRRLARRGGVKRISGLIYEETRGVLKIFLENVIRDAVTYTEHARRKTVTAMDVVYALKRQGRTLYGFGG from the coding sequence ATGTCTGGTCGTGGAAAGGGTGGCAAGGGATTGGGCAAGGGAGGAGCGAAGAGGCACAGGAAGGTGCTAAGGGATAACATCCAGGGAATTACGAAGCCAGCAATTCGTCGGTTGGCTCGTAGGGGAGGAGTGAAGCGTATATCTGGTCTGATCTACGAAGAGACACGTGGAGTGCTGAAGATCTTTCTAGAGAATGTGATCCGTGATGCTGTTACCTACACCGAGCACGCCAGGAGAAAGACTGTTACTGCTATGGATGTTGTTTACGCACTCAAGAGGCAGGGCAGGACTCTCTATGGATTTGGTGGTTAG